A part of Numenius arquata chromosome 2, bNumArq3.hap1.1, whole genome shotgun sequence genomic DNA contains:
- the AMIGO2 gene encoding amphoterin-induced protein 2: MSLNWRAIPTRLGVFKVNCKGLACLLVFTVSVCGSAPGMCPTACICASDIVSCTNKNLSRVPGNLYKSMKRLDLSYNRIGFLEPEWVPVLFEKLNTLIINHNSISSIITGSFSTTPNLKYLDLSSNSLKTLGGPVFQELKTLEVLLLYNNQITQIESSAFGGLYKLQKLYLSYNFLSHFPLDLYTGKHKLTDLVLLDISFNHIQSMPIQRLSSVPAKHLSGIYLHGNPFYCDCVLYSMLIFWYQRHFGSVVDFKNEYTCLLRSDPRGYNKLPLLHDNFLNCSESTVNSSFQAFGFIHDAQVGDRLIVHCDSRISDAGTHFVWVSPDNRLLEPDRETDNFKVFHNGSLEITDAQLEDSGLYSCIAINKKRLLNETIEVRINVSNFTVNRSHAHEAFNTAFTTLAACVASIVLVLLYLYLTPCPCQCKAKRRKRKLNQSSAHSSILNSTPPQELPADEKKASTGKRVVFLEPVHEPKHGQNGKVKLFPNDNIIAESILKTTRTKSDSDSVNSVFSDTPFMPST; this comes from the coding sequence ATGTCTTTAAACTGGCGGGCGATTCCTACTCGACTTGGAGTTTTTAAAGTGAACTGCAAAGGGCTGGCATGCCTCTTGGTCTTCACAGTGAGCGTTTGTGGCAGTGCCCCAGGGATGTGTCCAACAGCCTGCATCTGTGCCAGTGATATCGTGAGCTGCACCAATAAGAACCTCTCTCGGGTGCCAGGAAATCTGTATAAAAGTATGAAAAGGCTGGATCTGAGTTATAACAGAATTGGGTTTTTGGAGCCTGAATGGGTCCCAGTGCTGTTTGAGAAACTGAACACTTTAATAATCAATCATAATAGCATTAGCAGCATTATCACTGGAAGCTTTTCCACAACCCCAAATCTGAAGTATCTAGACTTGTCCTCCAACAGCCTGAAGACACTGGGTGGCCCTGTGTTTCAGGAGCTAAAGACACTGGAGGTTCTCCTGCTGTACAACAATCAGATAACACAGATAGAGTCTTCAGCCTTCGGAGGATTGTACAAATTGCAGAAACTGTACTTAAGCTATAACTTCCTCTCGCATTTCCCACTGGACTTGTACACTGGAAAACATAAACTGACAGATCTTGTGCTGCTGGACATTTCCTTTAACCACATCCAGTCAATGCCTATTCAGCGCCTGAGTTCAGTGCCGGCCAAACATCTTAGTGGAATTTATCTTCATGGCAACCCATTTTATTGTGACTGTGTGCTGTACTCCATGCTAATCTTCTGGTATCAAAGGCACTTTGGCTCGGTGGTGGACTTCAAAAACGAGTACACCTGCTTGTTGCGATCAGACCCAAGAGGTTACAATAAACTGCCTTTACTGCACGACAACTTTCTGAATTGCTCCGAAAGCACTGTCAACAGCTCTTTCCAAGCCTTTGGGTTTATTCACGATGCCCAGGTTGGTGACAGGCTGATTGTACACTGTGACAGCAGAATCAGCGATGCAGGCACGCACTTTGTTTGGGTTAGCCCGGACAACAGATTGCTGGAGCCAGACAGGGAGACCGACAACTTTAAGGTGTTTCATAATGGCAGCCTGGAGATAACAGATGCCCAGCTGGAGGACTCAGGGCTGTATTCCTGCATCGCAATAAATAAGAAAAGACTATTGAATGAAACCATAGAGGTTAGAATAAATGTTAGCAATTTCACAGTGAACAGGTCCCACGCTCATGAAGCATTTAATACAGCTTTTACCACCCTTGCTGCCTGTGTAGCCAGTATTGTTTTAGTACTGCTGTATCTCTATCTGACCCCCTGTCCGTGCCAATGTaaggcaaaaaggaggaagaggaagctgaacCAAAGCAGTGCCCATTCATCCATACTGAATTCCACACCACCGCAAGAGCTGCCAGCCGACGAGAAGAAGGCTAGCACAGGTAAACGGGTGGTTTTCCTGGAACCTGTGCATGAACCAAAACATGGTCAGAATGGGAAAGTAAAACTGTTCCCTAATGACAATATCATTGCTGAGAGTATCTTGAAAACTACTCGAACAAAATCTGACTCCGATTCTGTCAACTCCGTGTTCTCAGATACGCCTTTCATGCCATCAACTTAG